Genomic segment of Nothobranchius furzeri strain GRZ-AD chromosome 12, NfurGRZ-RIMD1, whole genome shotgun sequence:
AGATTAACCTATTGACCCTTTTCAGGAAGGTAGCTACATTTATGTCACATTGTTATAATCCAAGTCAAATATTCCGCTACAAACGGTATACCAGTGTTGCTTTGGTCAGTATTCCAGTGCTCATAAACAAATCATCTGATTAGGTTTGAGTTATTGACTCCACGTTAATGCTGGACGTGAGCCAACAGGAAGGAAACTGTTTCCAGAGTTTTCTTTTGTTGAGCTCCTGTCATCAGATTAGGGGGCCGACTGTTGGTTTTAGGGCCGGAGGGTCACAGACGCCTGGTTAGCTCTTTAGTTCCATTATCGGAAAATCTGAATCGCCTGAAGCAGCTTGAAAGAAAAATATAAGTTTGTAGTTCAGCTGGGTGGGAATATGAGTCCAAATAAAAGCAACATAGCTGAGGATTTTGAGGCCCTTTGATTTTGGACTTAAAGAGGAACTaggtagttttggcttgcttttagcaccccctagtgtctgtttgtagaaccaaaagtaaaactcatcttgctgtgcatttgtctttttttaacaccttaatctaacagctgaaatgtctccacagccttcatttgtgtctacaggagaacaaataagctgtgttcatgatctaaaacatgcaggaaacgtgctggaagcagactacagtgccaggtatgtcagctctattTGTTCaatgtcccaacagagcggcccgccagtGTGAAGGTCCAAGTGTAatcttctggccacaggggggcgataggggctgggtggtctttcattaaccctgcaaaggatcattttagcacgtactggctcaagaaaattattttaaaatatgaaaaatttgcaaTGCATCCCTTTAAATTTGTGAATTTTGTTGGCTGGGTGTACTTCTAGCATTAAATTATGCCTTTTATCAGTTTTTTTAATATGAAATTAATCTACATTTCTTTGTTTGGTTTTtgtttgctgttcttgcttctgtaaagcactttgaattgcctttgcatttgaaatgtgctttacaaataaagctgctttgcctaaacaataataaaaactgGAGTGAAAAAACAGACAAAAGCAAGAAAAACATGTAAATGCAGCTATACTAAAGACGTTCAAACCTTtgtataaataaatgttttagaaAAGTCACAATTAGATCGTTGATAAACTGATGAAGGGTCATGTGCTGCCCTCTAGCGGTATGTAATAGTTTTTACTTCTGAGGCAACCATCAACACAAGAATATCttcgtttaaaaaataaattaatttataAGTAAAAAGAAACACCATACACTTGACAAATGACTGCGTTCATCTTTCTTCATTCCCTAATGAAAGGCAGTCTTCTGGAATCTCAACTTTTGGAAAAACTGGATTAAGAACGTTCCAAGAATGACAATGACGCAGTTTCCTTTGTGTAATTTTAATTACGACAAGAACAGAAACAAAATCGTTGCAAAAGTAAAAAGGAAAAAAGTTTCTATCTCAAAGCTGAGACCAACAAAGtgcaaaaaaaattattttgttcTTTCAAATATGCaaaaattttaatatttttttaataaaaatgtacTTCATTAAATGTTAAGCTTTTAAAGCAGAACTAGCTGGAGTTTCTATAATTGAAGAAAATGTTTTGGATGTGTTAGACATTTTTGAGTCAAATTTGAGAAGTAACATTTaacgttatttttattttttaacacaaTCAGAGAGGAAAAAATGTCGGACAGCTTCAGTTTTAAGCACGTTCAGGTGGCAGCTGGTTTCCCCTTAATCTTTAATTCAACTGATTTGTCTTCTGGGGCCTCATGCATCAACCGTACTtacacacagatctgtgcgtacaTCGTGCATAGGAACTAatttacgcattgtgtggtattcatcaCTTTGCACCTGTGCGTGGAAATGTTCCTAAACTTAAGAAAACTTCAGACCACGcataggaacagcatctagtgggggTAGAACAGGGGAACCGCAGCAccaaaggtctcagtcatccacacatgttcctcatctATAAATTATTCTACCCATTAAATAATTATTCCTGTGAAAAAACAGCTGTGTCACACCTTTGGTGCTACAACACCCTACACGCAGCTGACATTGTAGAATGGTTGTTGAGTTTTTGGaatcacaatttttttattttcttatttatattatctttttaattaatattatttgtaattttattttattatatttttgtccttgtgaagcacctcgtgattttgcttAAGATATGTTAGATAAAAGAAcgtttcttattattatttttaaggatTTGTCAGCGCGTGCTCTCTGGAGTAGACGCGTTTCCGAGCGCACTGccaggagatccttctggagctgtGCTGTGATTTGGGACTCTCTGTGGAGCGACAGATAAACCACACAAATTTTGCCACTACGAGAACCCTCTAGAACTTCCTCTGCTCcccgatcacacacacacacacacgttgtcaaggtaaccagactgaatgacagctaagAGGCTGCTctcagacatttccaaataaaactaaccaaatccagaacgactccttaaatgtaccgtattttccggactataagccattactttttcccacgctttgatccATGCGGCTaataatgaggtgcagctttagtcaaccagaaaggatggatgctggaaagtctactgaaggaatggttaaaggagtgctacggaaagcgcccaggaggatttttttcacagtaaaacagcgCTGctcgttttcccagcttcaccccgggatgatgacatcgccacagaaaggtatgtgacgaagctcttctgaggctgttcaactccgacactgaagatgatgacttcagtggtttcagtgcgcaggaggacgatgaataaactaatcaatcacttttctgttttgtttgattctgatcagttcagttacgttcagttaaactacgttttcaattcagtagatatctgcggctcttAGCCTGGTGTGGCttgtattgaggtgcgctctatagtccagaaattacggtaaaTGACAACCCGTTACTCTACGATTTATCATATTTAAGTTTTATTTATTCCTGACGAAGACCTCTCCTCTGTCGCGGCCGCCGCGTTCATCACGTCTGAAACTTGTTTGGTTATTTTGCGCTTCAGCAGCGGTCTCCATCTCACAATTTTCTTATTTCCAGGTAGAACGCAGGGAATCCCCTCACGTGCTGAGGACGTAGCGCGACCAAATATGGATAACTGAGGGAGTTCCTGTATGTAAATGATTGAGAATGGACACGAGCACCCGGGTATGCACAGGTGAGATTAATCAACAGACGATCATCAGAGGAACGCGCGTGCGAGAGGCCACAgcgtgtttcataaatcaggtgtTTGACCGTTCTAAATTTCATACACGGGAAGGAATTTAGGAATTTTTCTACGAATGTTTGGTACATGAGGCTCCTGGTCTTATTCACTCCTGTCAGTATGACAGAATAACATGTAAACTAGATTTTTCCAACATCTTATGTCTTTAAACATTCTGTAAAGTCTCCATTTATTATTAATGGTGTATATTTAGAAATAACATTTCAAAAAGGTCGTTTTTGCTCAAACATTCTTAGAAGTAAATCCATTTGAATCCAACTATAGGTTCAATCTGTGATAAAAATGAAAACTGAGCTCAAACTAATCAATGCTTGTTAAATGTTAAATTAATTAAACATATTCACACCATTTTGTATTTGCTtaaatatttaaatgtattttaaaaattagaaaaatatCTTCAAATAAACTTCTAAAAGCAAAACAATATATGAAAAGGAGATGAAACAACCTTTTCCATTTGATCTTTTCGTTGATCACATATTAGCTGATCACCACTTGTGAGCGTGAGTCCCTAAGTGGTATTTCAGGTGTGCGCTCTGCAGAAACCCTCTCCCGCAGACGTCACACCTGTACGGCCTCTCTCCCGTGTGGCTCCTCGTGTGCTTCCTCAGATGTCCGCTGTGAGTGAAACTCTTACCGCACACCGAGCAGCAGAAAGGCTTCTCTCCCGTGTGGATCCTCATGTGGATCTTCAAATCTCCCTTTCTGCTGCACTCTTTCCCACACACGTGGCAGTGGTGCAGCTTCAGCCCCGCGTGGCTGGCCATGTGCTCGGTCAACGACGTGGCGCTTTTGTATTGCTTCCCACATATGTGGCAACTTTTGGGGTTCTCATGGGACTTGAGGTGCAGCTGAAGGTTTCCGGTGCCCTCCAAGGTTTTTCCGCACACAGCGCACACGATGCAGCTGTCCTTCAAATGAATTCGCAACGCGTGATTTACCAGGCGGTGAATGGAGGAGAAAAACCCAGAACACAAATGGCAGCGATGGTCAGTTCCCGTGAAAGTCATGAGAGACGGATCCCTTAGTTCTCTGGAAAGGACGGATGAAGTCTGGCCTTGCTTTTGCTCTGATGCAAAACTTGCAGTGGCCTCATTGGGTGAAGATAATGTTGAAGGGAAAGATGAATGGAGGAAGTCATTTTTTACTTCCTGCAtcacctgaaactcctcctctGGTTCACAGGTTTGGATCGAATGCTGCACAGGTGGTTTTGTGTCTTCCTGCTCACTCGTCTGCTGAGGATCAAAGACATCAGCCTCCTCTTCTGCCagatcctcctcctgctgctcagtGGGCCAGAGTTCATGATCTTCCTGTTTAATGTGAGGAAGTTCTGGTTCCACCCGACTGTGGATGAGGACGGACTTCTGCTCACAGTGATGCCGTTTATGTGGAGTTTCATCTTTGATGGAGGGTGACTGAGAAGTGTCTGAAATTAAACATATTAATAAAATCACAAACCAAGGAAAACCAAATCATTAAATTCATTTTCTGAACCACTTAGTCCTTAACATGGTCACAGTGggccggtgcctatctccagcagtcagcgGGCGAGAGGCGGggagacaccctggacaggtcgctCATCCATCACAAAGACGGTTTCCCTAACATGATGCACGTTTTTGGCCTGTAGGAGGAAAACCGAGTAGAACCCATGGAGGGCCAcagctggggtttgaacccacaaCTTGTTTTGCTGCTAGGCAACATTGCtcccaactgtgccaccatgcagcattTAAACCAGAAGGTCTTTATGTTTTCACATGTTGAGGATTTTGCCATGAAAATCCTAAAGGATGCCTTTATGAGTTGTGAAAAGTATTCTTGTAAAATCCACAACACTTACAATAACAAAACAGTTGTCACGAATATGTTTAAACTCTATAAAGTTTTAGCTTTTTGGAGAAATGACTGCTAAATGATTTTACTGCCACCCTGCTCAGGAGGAGGCAGTTACAGACGACTGTGGTATACTTTTGTCATGTGCAACGACAATAAAGTTGGACTCTATTCTATTGTGAAAATGAAGGCAATCCAGGttttaaataatataataaaacagTGAAACTATTTGAAAACTAGATAAATGTCATTTGTTTCTAATCTGCTGTGCAAAAACACATAGGCTGCAGGATTTTGTTAAATCAGTCGataatttatatttaaaaatttCAGATACATTATTTTAACAAACAAACTTATACTCGCACATTTCACAGGAGAAAAACAGACGTACAGTGGGGTTtacaccatagactgtacatacatgtGGTTTACACCCACATTATTTGCGTGTTGGGAGTGTTAGATGGTAAGTGAACAAACATCTGAGTTGTTGGGGGCACTTAAACTTATTAACTAACTTAATAGCACACAAGACGGCTTAACTGCGGGTATTTTAACACTACGAGGCTTATGACTGATTGTTCTGCTGTATTCTGACAGTAGCA
This window contains:
- the LOC107375822 gene encoding zinc finger protein 569, translating into MSPLLLRAFVNERLTAVVEEIFQVFEGTIAKYEEEASNSKHEIERLRGLLLELENQRADTSQSPSIKDETPHKRHHCEQKSVLIHSRVEPELPHIKQEDHELWPTEQQEEDLAEEEADVFDPQQTSEQEDTKPPVQHSIQTCEPEEEFQVMQEVKNDFLHSSFPSTLSSPNEATASFASEQKQGQTSSVLSRELRDPSLMTFTGTDHRCHLCSGFFSSIHRLVNHALRIHLKDSCIVCAVCGKTLEGTGNLQLHLKSHENPKSCHICGKQYKSATSLTEHMASHAGLKLHHCHVCGKECSRKGDLKIHMRIHTGEKPFCCSVCGKSFTHSGHLRKHTRSHTGERPYRCDVCGRGFLQSAHLKYHLGTHAHKW